In Lysinibacillus sp. FSL M8-0337, the following proteins share a genomic window:
- the topA gene encoding type I DNA topoisomerase — protein sequence MADYLVIVESPAKAKTIERYLGKKYKVKASVGHVRDLPRSQMGVDTENNYEPKYITIRGKGPVLQELKSAAKKVKKVYLAADPDREGEAIAWHLATALNIDINSDCRVVFNEITKDAILDSFKNPRAINMDLVDAQQTRRMLDRLVGYNISPILWKKVKKGLSAGRVQSVALRMIIDRENEIKNFQPEEYWTIEGSFEKGKKTFDALYYGNGKDKIKLSNEAQVKSVLKNVKGTAFEVVNVTKKERKRNAAPAFTTSSLQQEAARKLNFRAKKTMMLAQQLYEGIDIGKKEGTVGLITYMRTDSTRISETAKAEAVSYIETKYGKEYISTETKQAKKASNAQDAHEAIRPTSTMRTPDELKTVLSRDQLRLYRLIWERFIASQMAPAVLDTVAVDLQNNDALFRANGSQVKFAGFMKLYIEGTDDQTEETTKLLPEMEIGDQVTSLEIEPKQHFTQPPPRYSEARLVKTMEELGIGRPSTYAPTLDTIQRRGYVVLDAKRFMPTELGEIVHQQMLEFFPDIINIEFTAKMEQDLDDVEEGSRKWVEVIDDFYKDFEVHVKHADAEMEKVVIKDEPAGEDCEKCGSPMVFKLGRYGKFMACSNFPDCRNTKAIMKPIGVKCPSCETGEIVERKSKTKRLFYGCNQYPECEFVSWDKPISRPCPKCSALLVEKKLKKGVQIQCTKCDYEETPTQ from the coding sequence ATGGCGGATTATTTAGTGATTGTAGAATCACCAGCAAAAGCAAAAACAATTGAACGTTATTTAGGAAAAAAATATAAAGTAAAAGCATCTGTTGGGCATGTGAGGGACTTACCACGAAGTCAAATGGGTGTAGATACTGAAAATAATTACGAACCTAAATATATTACGATTCGCGGAAAAGGACCTGTTTTGCAGGAACTGAAGTCTGCGGCTAAAAAAGTGAAGAAAGTCTATCTAGCGGCCGATCCAGACCGCGAGGGAGAAGCGATTGCTTGGCACCTTGCGACTGCATTAAATATTGATATTAATTCAGACTGTCGAGTTGTTTTTAATGAAATTACAAAAGATGCGATTTTAGATTCCTTTAAAAACCCACGTGCCATTAATATGGACTTAGTGGATGCTCAACAAACACGTCGGATGTTAGATCGTCTAGTAGGCTATAATATAAGCCCAATTCTTTGGAAAAAGGTAAAGAAGGGCTTATCAGCAGGTCGCGTACAATCAGTTGCACTTCGTATGATCATTGATCGTGAAAATGAAATTAAAAACTTCCAACCAGAAGAGTATTGGACGATTGAAGGCTCTTTTGAAAAGGGCAAAAAGACATTCGATGCACTGTATTATGGTAACGGCAAAGATAAAATCAAATTATCGAATGAAGCGCAAGTAAAGTCGGTTTTAAAAAATGTCAAAGGTACAGCATTTGAAGTTGTCAATGTGACGAAAAAAGAACGTAAACGAAATGCCGCGCCTGCTTTTACGACATCTTCTTTACAACAAGAAGCAGCCCGAAAGTTAAATTTCCGTGCGAAGAAAACGATGATGCTTGCACAGCAATTGTATGAAGGTATTGATATTGGTAAAAAAGAAGGGACAGTCGGTTTAATCACGTACATGCGTACAGATTCAACACGTATATCTGAAACTGCCAAAGCGGAAGCGGTTTCTTATATTGAGACAAAGTATGGGAAAGAATATATCTCAACAGAAACGAAGCAGGCAAAAAAAGCATCGAATGCGCAAGATGCCCATGAAGCCATTCGTCCTACAAGTACGATGCGAACACCAGATGAGTTAAAAACAGTGCTTAGTCGCGATCAGCTACGCTTATACCGTTTGATTTGGGAGCGCTTTATTGCGAGTCAAATGGCACCTGCTGTTTTAGATACAGTAGCTGTAGATCTTCAGAATAACGATGCTTTATTCCGTGCAAACGGTTCACAGGTCAAATTTGCCGGATTTATGAAACTCTATATTGAAGGTACAGATGATCAAACTGAAGAAACGACGAAACTTCTACCGGAAATGGAAATCGGGGATCAGGTGACATCACTTGAAATCGAACCGAAGCAACACTTTACGCAGCCTCCACCTCGTTATTCAGAAGCACGTCTTGTAAAAACAATGGAAGAGTTAGGAATAGGACGACCGTCGACATATGCACCGACCCTCGATACAATTCAACGCCGCGGCTATGTTGTGCTTGATGCAAAAAGATTTATGCCGACAGAGCTAGGTGAAATTGTCCACCAACAAATGCTGGAATTTTTCCCTGATATCATCAATATCGAATTTACAGCAAAAATGGAACAAGATCTCGATGATGTTGAAGAAGGTAGTCGTAAATGGGTTGAAGTAATTGATGATTTTTATAAAGACTTTGAAGTTCATGTAAAGCATGCGGATGCTGAAATGGAGAAAGTAGTAATTAAAGATGAACCAGCTGGTGAGGATTGCGAAAAATGTGGTTCACCAATGGTATTCAAACTGGGTCGCTATGGAAAATTTATGGCTTGCTCGAACTTCCCCGATTGCCGAAATACAAAAGCAATTATGAAGCCAATTGGAGTGAAATGCCCTTCTTGTGAAACAGGAGAAATTGTTGAGCGTAAAAGTAAAACAAAGCGTTTATTTTATGGATGTAATCAATATCCAGAATGCGAATTTGTATCATGGGATAAACCAATTAGTAGACCATGTCCGAAATGTAGTGCATTATTAGTAGAGAAAAAATTAAAAAAAGGTGTCCAAATTCAGTGTACGAAATGTGACTATGAAGAGACACCAACACAATGA